The Girardinichthys multiradiatus isolate DD_20200921_A chromosome 6, DD_fGirMul_XY1, whole genome shotgun sequence genome window below encodes:
- the LOC124870353 gene encoding transcription factor HES-1-like produces MPAGTFERASPSAVAAIPTRSDSTPGKPRSLSENRKSSKPIMEKRRRARINESLGQLKTLILDALRKDSSRHSKLEKADILEMTVKHLRNLQRLQMTAALNTDPSILGKYRAGFSECVGEVTRFLSTCEGVTTEVRTRLLGHLAARVTQINSVNLHGPHLGDLGQTSGTQITASSSPRVPLKGGSVSPEAVKLYGGFQVVASPDGQFAFFIPSAALAPLSVKHSHHVSPVVPAVTSDSVWRPW; encoded by the exons ATGCCAGCCGGTACTTTCGAAAGAGCATCTCCATCTGCCGTGGCAGCTATCCCGACCAGAAGCGACTCCACACCAGGGAAACCTCGCTCTCTGTCAGAGAACAGAAAG TCCTCCAAACCAATTATGGAGAAGCGGCGACGCGCTCGCATCAATGAGAGTCTGGGTCAGCTGAAGACCCTCATCCTGGACGCGCTCAGGAAAGAC AGCTCCAGGCACTCCAAGCTAGAGAAGGCGGACATCCTTGAGATGACCGTGAAGCACCTGAGGAACCTGCAACGGCTTCAGATGACAG CTGCGTTAAACACAGACCCATCCATCCTGGGGAAGTACAGAGCTGGATTCAGTGAGTGCGTCGGAGAGGTTACCCGTTTCCTGTCCACGTGTGAAGGGGTCACTACAGAGGTGAGAACCCGCCTCCTTGGTCACCTTGCAGCCCGTGTGACCCAGATTAATTCCGTGAACCTGCACGGACCTCACCTCGGAGACCTGGGACAGACCAGTGGTACGCAGATCACAGCGTCTTCGAGCCCACGGGTGCCGCTCAAAGGTGGCTCGGTTTCCCCTGAAGCAGTAAAGCTGTATGGGGGCTTCCAGGTTGTGGCATCACCAGATGGAcagtttgctttttttattcccAGTGCAGCTCTCGCGCCTCTGAGTGTAAAACACAGCCATCATGTGTCACCTGTGGTACCTGCGGTCACCTCAGACTCTGTGTGGAGGCCGTGGTAG